A genomic segment from Fundulus heteroclitus isolate FHET01 chromosome 6, MU-UCD_Fhet_4.1, whole genome shotgun sequence encodes:
- the LOC105930992 gene encoding pancreatic alpha-amylase yields MITRCNNVGVNIYVDAVINHMCGSGGGEGTHSSCGSWFSAGKKDFPSVPYSSLDFNDNKCKTGSGEIENYGDPNQVRDCRLVGLLDLALEKEYVRGKVAGFMNKLIDIGVAGFRVDACKHMWPGDLDNIYRRLNNLNTKWFPSGARPFIFQEVIDLGGEPITSKEYFHLGRVTEFKYGAKLGTVFRKWNGEKLSYTKNWGEGWGFMPDGNAVVFIDNHDNQRGHGAGGASIVTFWDPRLHKMAVAYMLAHPYGQARVMSSYRWNRNIVNGMDQNDWIGPPSNGDGSTKPVPINTDQTCGDGWVCEHRWRQIKNMVTFRNVVNGQPHANWWDNQSNQVAFGRGNRGFIVFNNDDWALDVTLNTGLPAGTYCDVISGQKEGSRCTGKQVQVGSDGRAHFYISNTEEDPFIAIHANSKL; encoded by the exons ATGATTACCAGATGCAACAATGTTGGG GTCAACATCTATGTGGATGCTGTCATCAACCACATGTGTGGATCTGGTGGTGGAGAAGGGACCCATTCGTCCTGTGGCAGCTGGTTCAGTGCCGGCAAAAAGGACTTCCCTAGTGTGCCTTATTCGTCTTTGGacttcaatgacaataaatgcaAGACTGGTAGTGGTGAAATTGAAAACTATGGTGATCCCAATCAG GTGCGTGACTGTCGTCTAGTTGGTCTGCTAGATCTTGCCCTTGAGAAAGAATATGTTAGGGGCAAAGTGGCTGGGTTCATGAACAAGCTGATTGACATAGGTGTGGCTGGATTCAGAGTGGACGCTTGCAAGCACATGTGGCCTGGTGACCTGGATAATATTTACCGTCGTCTCAACAACCTTAACACCAAATGGTTCCCCAGTGGTGCCAGACCTTTTATCTTCCAGGAA GTAATTGATCTAGGAGGTGAGCCCATTACCTCTAAGGAATATTTCCATCTGGGAAGAGTGACTGAGTTTAAATATGGTGCCAAACTGGGAACTGTCTTCAGGAAATGGAATGGCGAGAAGCTTTCTTACACCAA GAACTGGGGAGAAGGATGGGGTTTTATGCCTGACGGCAATGCTGTTGTCTTTATTGACAACCATGACAACCAGAGAGGTCATGGTGCTGGTGGTGCATCCATCGTTACCTTCTGGGACCCCAGACTTCACAAGATGGCTGTGGCCTACATGCTGGCTCATCCTTATGGACAGGCCAGGGTCATGTCCAGCTACCGCTGGAACCGTAACATTGTGAATGGAATG GATCAGAACGACTGGATTGGCCCTCCCAGTAATGGTGATGGATCCACCAAACCTGTTCCTATTAACACTGACCAGACATGTGGAGACGGATGGGTGTGTGAGCACAGATGGCGCCAAATCAA GAACATGGTCACATTCCGTAATGTGGTCAATGGACAGCCTCATGCCAACTGGTGGGACAACCAGAGCAACCAAGTTGCCTTTGGACGTGGTAACCGTGGATTCATCGTTTTCAACAATGACGACTG GGCCCTAGATGTCACCCTGAACACTGGTTTGCCTGCTGGAACCTATTGTGATGTCATTTCGGGCCAGAAGGAAGGAAGTAGGTGCACCGGAAAGCAGGTCCAGGTTGGAAGCGATGGTCGCGCCCACTTCTACATTAGCAATACAGAGGAAGATCCTTTTATTGCTATTCATGCCAATTCCAAGCTGTAA